A region of Streptomyces sp. NBC_01750 DNA encodes the following proteins:
- a CDS encoding mechanosensitive ion channel family protein, protein MENALRPLTVIGGSVVLTLLLGWVVDLLLRRADDRHPETPLWGLLRRCRLPLQVVLLTALLRGSYRETKWRLIEKQEAGIGHILSLVLISAGAWLVVRIVSAAVESTYARYASSTRDPARVRRVRTQVTLIMRIVIAVVVVVAVAAMLLTFPGMEKVGASMLASAGIIGIVAGVAAQSTLGNLFAGFQIAFGDMVRIGDTVVVDGEWGVIEEVTLTFLAVRTWDERRITMPVSYFTSKPFENWSRGGAQMTGTVFFHLDHSAPVALMREKLRDILRECAAWDGRDWSLAVTDTTPSTMQVRAVVTAKDADDIWTARCAVREQMITWLCEKHPYALPRIATSPGVLPPGVLPPNGSWLARPEPAPVVEPGPERSDGDHAGGTQPRTGRG, encoded by the coding sequence ATGGAGAACGCACTGCGCCCGTTGACCGTGATCGGTGGCTCGGTCGTGCTCACCCTGCTGCTCGGCTGGGTCGTCGACCTGCTGCTGCGCCGGGCGGACGACCGCCACCCCGAGACCCCCTTGTGGGGGCTCCTGCGCCGCTGCCGGCTGCCCCTCCAGGTCGTCCTGCTCACCGCCCTGCTGAGAGGGTCCTACCGCGAGACGAAGTGGCGGCTCATCGAGAAGCAGGAGGCCGGCATCGGGCACATCCTGTCGCTGGTGCTGATCAGCGCCGGCGCCTGGCTGGTGGTACGCATCGTCTCCGCCGCCGTGGAGTCCACCTACGCCCGCTACGCGTCCTCGACCCGCGATCCGGCCCGGGTACGCCGGGTGCGTACGCAGGTCACGCTGATCATGCGGATCGTCATCGCGGTCGTCGTGGTGGTGGCGGTCGCCGCGATGCTGCTGACCTTCCCCGGCATGGAGAAGGTCGGCGCCTCGATGCTGGCCTCCGCGGGCATCATCGGCATCGTCGCCGGTGTCGCCGCACAGTCCACGCTCGGCAATCTCTTCGCCGGCTTCCAGATCGCCTTCGGCGACATGGTGCGGATCGGGGACACGGTGGTGGTGGACGGTGAGTGGGGGGTCATCGAGGAGGTCACGCTGACGTTCCTGGCGGTACGGACCTGGGACGAGCGGCGGATCACCATGCCGGTGTCGTACTTCACCAGCAAGCCCTTCGAGAACTGGTCACGCGGCGGGGCGCAGATGACCGGAACGGTCTTCTTCCATCTGGACCACTCGGCGCCGGTGGCCCTGATGCGCGAGAAGCTGCGGGACATCCTGCGGGAGTGCGCGGCGTGGGACGGCCGGGACTGGAGCCTGGCGGTCACGGACACCACGCCGAGCACGATGCAGGTACGGGCGGTGGTCACGGCCAAGGACGCCGACGACATCTGGACGGCGCGGTGCGCCGTACGGGAGCAGATGATCACGTGGCTGTGCGAGAAGCATCCGTACGCGCTGCCGCGGATCGCGACATCGCCGGGGGTGCTGCCGCCGGGTGTGCTGCCGCCGAACGGATCGTGGTTGGCCCGCCCGGAGCCCGCACCGGTCGTGGAGCCGGGTCCCGAGCGGAGCGACGGAGACCACGCCGGAGGAACGCAGCCGCGGACGGGCCGGGGCTGA